The genomic stretch TGATTTCGAGGTTTTCTACCGGAACGAGGATGTGAAGGACGTTTTGTTCTCGGGTGAGTTGAGGAGATTTGATGATTTCAGTTACTTGTTGCGATTGATCGAGCGTACGAGTGACGTGAAGTTTGTTATAGATAAAAAAGTAGTACAAGTAATGAGATAAATAACGAAACAGGAGAATACGGCAATATTCTCCTGTCACATATAAGCCGGCAAGCTTATTTGATTGTTTAATTTTACAACACAAATTTATGAAAAAAAGAGGTAAACTGTACACGCCTTTTCAAAAAAGGTGGTGTCAAAAAATTCTTTTATTGATGAAGTATCTTTGTATCTTTTTGTTCGTGTTCAATTTCGGATTGAATGCAGCGGTTCACTCGCAGAACCAGCGAGTAAGTATTGAGTTGAAAAATGCGAGTATCGAGGATTTGATCGGGGCGATCAAGAGCCAGTGTGACATGGGATTCTTGTACGATTACAACAAGACGAAATCCGTGAAGAATATTACGGTAAATATGCGAAATGTTTTGTTGTCAGACGTCTTGGTAAAAGCGTTAGCTGGTACAGGTTTCGTGGCGGAGATCGAGAATAATATGATTATTATTAAAGAGGCTCCCTTGAATACACAAAAAGAGGCCCGGACGATTAAAGGACGGGTGACGGATAACAAAAAGGCTCCTCTACCGGGTGTGACCGTTCTGATCAAGGGAACATCTATCGGGGTGGTGACAGATGCGGACGGCATGTATAAAATTACGTTGCCGGACCAGAAGGATATTACATTGTTATTTTCTTTTATCGGAATGGTTTCTAAAGAAGTGAAAGTGGGGAACCAGAAGGAAATTAACGTGGTTCTGGAGGAAGACGTGGAGAAATTGGATGAAGTGGTGGTGACCGGATATTCAAATATTAAGAAATCAAGTTTCACGGGAAATGCTACAGCCGTGACGAGAGACGAGTTGATGAAAACCAATAATAAAAATATTATTAGCGCGATTCAAGCTTTCGATCCTTCTTTCCGAATTCGTGAAAATTCATTGTGGGGATCAGACCCGAATGCTTTACCGGAGTTTAATATCCGTGGAGAATCCAGTATCGGGATGAAGAAGGGATTGGACATTGAGCAAATGAAACAGGAGCAGCATACGGATTTGAAAGATAATCCGAATCTTCCGATATTTATCATGGATGGTTTCGAGGTGGATGTACAGAAAGTGTACGATATGGATATGAACCGGGTGGAGAGTCTTACGATATTGAAAGATGCTGCCGCCACGGCTATGTATGGATCTCGTGCTGCAAATGGGGTTGTGGTTATCACGACGATAGCTCCGAAGCCGGGACAGCTGATGGTTAGTTACAATGGAACTTTCTCGTTGGAGTTGCCTGATTTATCTGATTATAATGTTTGTAATGCGGCGGAAAAATTAGAGCTGGAGCGTTTGTGCGGGGAGTATGAGTCGGATGTTGAAAGTCTTGCAACAGACTATGAGATGGAGTATAATAATCTATTACAACAGGTATTGAGAGGATATAATACAGATTGGATGGCTCAGCCATTGCGGAATGCGTTTAACCATAAGCATAGTATTTACGTGGAGGGTGGTGTTGAGAGTATCCGTTACGGAGTCGATTTGAAGTATGAAACAAATGGTGGGGTTATGAAGGATTCTTATAGAGATCGTATGGGGGCGGGCTTAACTTTAGATTATCGTTATAAGAAGTTACAGATTCGTAATTATATTTCTTATAATTCTACACGTTCACAGGATTCTCCTTATGGTAGTTTTAGTCAATATGTTGATATGTTACCTTATCTGCGAATTCATGATGATGAAGGTAAATTGATACAATCTTATTCATTTGCACGAAGATCAGATGTTGCCAATCCTTTGTATCAAGCTACTTTAGATAGTTATAGCGGAAAGTCAACTTATAATGAGTTAATAGATAACTTTAATATTAATTGGTATTTAGCTGAAGGTCTGCAATTCAAAGGCCAATTTAGTATAACGAAGACTGATACAAAAACAGAATCATTCAGAGATCCGCGAGACCCGTATTATCATGCTTCACAAATATTCCCGATCGAAGAACAAGGGCAGTTAGATCGGGATTTATCTGAGGGATATAATTGGACGGCTAAAGGACTTTTTTTGTATAATCGTCAGTTTAAGAAACATTTTATAAATGCGACGGCCGGAATTGAAGCTGTTGAATCACATTCTTCCTCTAATCGTATGACTTTTACTGGTTTCCCGATGGGAAGTGTACATAGCTCTGAATTTGCCGCTAAGCAGAAAGAGAAAACAAAACGCAATGAAACGAATTCTCGTTTATTTGGATTGTTGGCGAGTGTAAACTATTCATATAATGATATTTATCTTTTTGATGGTTCTTGGAGAATGGATGGTTCATCCCAATTTGGTGCGGATAAACGTTTTGCGCCCTTTTGGTCTGTAGGAGCAGGTATAAATATTCATAATTACAATTTTTTGAGAGATAATGGAATGATTACTTTATTGAGAATTCGTGGATCTTATGGAAGTACGGGGAAGGTGAATTTTCCTTCTTATACAGGAGTAACTACGTATTCAATGGATAGTGATGCTTGGTATTATACAGGACCAGCTTCTTATCTTTATTATTTGGGGAATGAGAAATTGAAATGGGAAACAACGAATACTTTGGATGCCGGAATCGAATTCGGTTTGTGGGATGGAATTTTGGATGTAAAAGCAAATTATTACCATAAGGAAACTGAAGATATGATTGATGAGACATCAATTCGTCAGTCTTCAGGTTTTACAACTTATTATTCAAATGCTGGGACTGTTGTTAATAAAGGTTTTGAGTTTGACTTGAGGGCAACTTTGTATAGAGATAAAAATTGGATGGTTACGATAATTGGAAATATTGCGACGAACCATAATGAGATTACAAAATTAGGTAAAGCTGCGGAAGCTTATAATAAAGCTTTGGATGAGAATTATAATAACTCGAATGATTATGGTTATTATGCAGATTTGCGTAGTGCTCCATTGAAAAGATATACGGTTGGTGCATCAACTACCGCTATTTATGCTGTCCGTTCTGCTGGTATTGATCCTGCTAATGGTAAAGAAAAATTTATCAAAAAAAATGGAACTAGTATATATACTTGGGATGCAAATGATCAAGTTGTTGTGGGAGATGAAACTCCAGATGCACAAGGGGCTTTTGGTTTTAATGTTTCTTATAAAGGTTTCTTTTTTAATGCTTCTTTCCTTTTCCAATGGGGAGGGCAGACTTATAACGAGACTTTGATCAATCGGGTGGAGAATGCCGATATTACTGGTAAGAATGTAGATAAACGAGTATTGGCCGAACGTTGGAAGCAACCGGGAGATCGGGTTCCTTATTATGACATTCGAGAGAAACCTTATGTACGTCCGACTTCTCGTTTTGTACAAGATTATAATTATTTATCTTTTAATAGTCTCTCTATAGGGTATGATTTTCCGGTGACTTTAATAAGTAAATGGCGTTTAGCTTCTTTGGGATTACGTTTTAATGCTAATGATTTAGGACGTTGGTCTAGTGTAAAGGAAGAACGGGGAATCAGCTATCCTTATGCCAAGAATTATAGTTTAACCTTGAATGTTAGATTCTAAAAACAAAAAAAGATGAAAATACATATAAAATTATTATTATTTGCTACGGTTTTTATTCTTTCATCTTGTGAAAGTTGGCTGGATTTGAAACCTATAACACAGGCGACGGAAGAACAGATATTCAGTACAGCTGAAGGGTATCGTTCGACTCTGAACGGATTGTATAAGAATATGGGAAAAGCTTCTTTGTACGGAAAAAATTTAGCTTTTGCGATGTTAGACGGTTTTTCTCAACAATATGATTTGAGTCCCGAGAATAATATTATGACAGAGTATCAAGCTTATGGTAAAATGGATTATGGGCAAACCCAGGTGGCTTCTCGGATAGAAGAGACTTGGTTGGCTGCTTATAATGTTGTAGCTAATGCTAATAATTTGATACAAAATCTTATTGAAAATACAACTCCAGAATTATTTGAA from Butyricimonas virosa encodes the following:
- a CDS encoding SusC/RagA family TonB-linked outer membrane protein; the protein is MKYLCIFLFVFNFGLNAAVHSQNQRVSIELKNASIEDLIGAIKSQCDMGFLYDYNKTKSVKNITVNMRNVLLSDVLVKALAGTGFVAEIENNMIIIKEAPLNTQKEARTIKGRVTDNKKAPLPGVTVLIKGTSIGVVTDADGMYKITLPDQKDITLLFSFIGMVSKEVKVGNQKEINVVLEEDVEKLDEVVVTGYSNIKKSSFTGNATAVTRDELMKTNNKNIISAIQAFDPSFRIRENSLWGSDPNALPEFNIRGESSIGMKKGLDIEQMKQEQHTDLKDNPNLPIFIMDGFEVDVQKVYDMDMNRVESLTILKDAAATAMYGSRAANGVVVITTIAPKPGQLMVSYNGTFSLELPDLSDYNVCNAAEKLELERLCGEYESDVESLATDYEMEYNNLLQQVLRGYNTDWMAQPLRNAFNHKHSIYVEGGVESIRYGVDLKYETNGGVMKDSYRDRMGAGLTLDYRYKKLQIRNYISYNSTRSQDSPYGSFSQYVDMLPYLRIHDDEGKLIQSYSFARRSDVANPLYQATLDSYSGKSTYNELIDNFNINWYLAEGLQFKGQFSITKTDTKTESFRDPRDPYYHASQIFPIEEQGQLDRDLSEGYNWTAKGLFLYNRQFKKHFINATAGIEAVESHSSSNRMTFTGFPMGSVHSSEFAAKQKEKTKRNETNSRLFGLLASVNYSYNDIYLFDGSWRMDGSSQFGADKRFAPFWSVGAGINIHNYNFLRDNGMITLLRIRGSYGSTGKVNFPSYTGVTTYSMDSDAWYYTGPASYLYYLGNEKLKWETTNTLDAGIEFGLWDGILDVKANYYHKETEDMIDETSIRQSSGFTTYYSNAGTVVNKGFEFDLRATLYRDKNWMVTIIGNIATNHNEITKLGKAAEAYNKALDENYNNSNDYGYYADLRSAPLKRYTVGASTTAIYAVRSAGIDPANGKEKFIKKNGTSIYTWDANDQVVVGDETPDAQGAFGFNVSYKGFFFNASFLFQWGGQTYNETLINRVENADITGKNVDKRVLAERWKQPGDRVPYYDIREKPYVRPTSRFVQDYNYLSFNSLSIGYDFPVTLISKWRLASLGLRFNANDLGRWSSVKEERGISYPYAKNYSLTLNVRF